Proteins encoded together in one Telopea speciosissima isolate NSW1024214 ecotype Mountain lineage chromosome 6, Tspe_v1, whole genome shotgun sequence window:
- the LOC122665464 gene encoding cytochrome P450 71B19-like, whose translation MAKEDLKNQDAQMCNRVCLKGPRKVSYDFRDIAFTPYGECGADDSLKLHSYVKSVHIELSIADFARHLGLSCDGPCIFWTPKSTIFRDFINHEEAYSSILKQYDPQAATVEEEIANLMNSLAEAASTPVVLSEKVFKSRLHDLQDCFWVFSNLDSFFDIAIEDHLDPNRPKPERKDLIDVVLQLERKRFIRICITKEHIKGVLKDVFLGALDTSAITMTWTMTEHARHLKVLNKVEDEIRCCMGNKGKVEESDIENLPYFRAAVKESWRLHPPVPILIDRETMVECKLEGYHIPNKMRLLVNIFAVNRDPRYWKKPEEFDPETFMENPLDVKGHSFKFLPFGSGRRICPGMNMGIANVELSLANLLYSFDWKLPKGTTIADINIDELFHFTLNKKIPLMLVPIPYYWQKA comes from the exons ATGGCGAAAGAGGATTTGAAGAACCAAGATGCCCAAATGTGCAACAGGGTTTGTCTCAAAGGACCCAGAAAAGTTTCCTATGATTTCAGAGACATTGCTTTCACTCCCTACGGTGAATG TGGGGCGGATGATTCCTTGAAACTCCATTCTTATGTGAAGAGTGTTCACATAGAGCTTTCCATTGCTGATTTTGCTCGCCATCTTGGACTCTCTTGCGATGGACCATGtatcttttggactccaaaaaGCACTATCTTTAGAGACTTCATAAATCATGAAGAAGCTTACTCCTCCATCTTGAAGCAATATGATCCTCAGGCGGCAACCGTG GAAGAAGAGATTGCCAATCTCATGAATTCGCTTGCTGAAGCTGCTTCAACTCCAGTTGTTCTCTCTGAAAAGGTTTTTAAATCCAGACTCCATGATTTGCAAGATTGCTTTTG GGTTTTCAGCAATTTGGATTCTTTCTTTGATATTGCAATTGAAGATCATCTCGACCCCAATAGACCCAAACCAGAACGTAAAGACCTCATCGATGTCGTGCTTCAattggagagaaagagattcaTTCGCATTTGCATCACCAAAGAACATATTAAGGGAGTTCTCAAG GATGTATTCTTGGGAGCATTAgatacaagtgctatcaccatGACATGGACCATGACAGAGCATGCTAGGCATCTTAAAGTGTTGAACAAGGTTGAAGATGAGATCAGGTGTTGCATGGGAAATAAAGGGAAAGTGGAAGAGAGTGACATAGAAAATCTTCCTTACTTCAGGGCAGCAGTGAAGGAGTCATGGAGATTGCATCCACCAGTCCCAATTTTAATTGATAGAGAAACAATGGTTGAATGCAAGCTAGAAGGGTATCACATTCCCAACAAGATGAGGCTTCTTGTTAACATTTTTGCAGTGAATAGGGATCCAAGGTACTGGAAGAAACCAGAGGAGTTTGATCCAGAGACGTTCATGGAGAACCCACTTGATGTGAAAGGGCATAGCTTTAAGTTCTTGCCATTCGGGTCAGGTAGGAGGATTTGCCCAGGGATGAATATGGGAATTGCAAATGTGGAGCTTAGTCTTGCAAATCTTCTTTATAGCTTTGATTGGAAACTGCCTAAGGGAACAACAATTGCAGACATCAACATTGATGAGTTGTTCCATTTTACTCTCAACAAGAAGATACCTCTTATGTTAGTGCCTATACCCTATTACTGGCAGAAGGCCTGA